TCCCTCCTGCCTTGCGAATGGTTATTTGTATTCCTTCTGGTATTACCGAAGTAGAAATGCGTGCCGTAAAAGAATCTGCAGAACGTGTTAATGGTAAGGAAGTATATTTAATTCATGAACCTATGGCCGCTGCTATTGGTATTGGCTTAGATATTATGCAACCAAAAGGAAACATGATTGTAGATATAGGTGGTGGTACTACAGAAATAGCTGTAATTGCTTTGGGTGGTATTGTTTGTGATAAATCTGTAAAAATTGCAGGTGACGTTTTCACGAATGACATTATTTATTACATGCGTACACAACACAACCTTTATGTTGGAGAAAGTACCGCTGAAAATATTAAGATTACAATAGGTTCTGCTACTGAAGATTTACAAACACCTCCAGATGAAATGTCTGTTCAAGGTAGAGATTTATTGACAGGGAAACCAAAACAAGTTCAAATTTCTTATAGAGAAATTGCTAAAGCGTTAGACAAATCTATCTTACGTGTAGAAGATGCCGTTATGGAAACCTTATCACAAACACCTCCAGAACTTGCTGCAGATATTTACAATACAGGTATTTACCTAGCAGGTGGTGGTTCTATGTTAAGAGGTTTAGACCGTAGGCTATCTCAAAAAACAGATTTACCCGTATATATAGCAGAAGATCCATTAAGAGCAGTTGTACGTGGAACAGGAATCGCATTAAAGAATCTTGAACGCTACAAAAGTATCTTGATTAAATAGCGAATAGCTTAATCTTAGAGCACTTTTCTAATACTATATTACAAAAGTGCTTTAACGGTTTTGCCGCACTCAAAAATAATTAAAGTGAATGCAACAGATTATCAATTTTATATTTCGGAATAAAAATCTGCTCCTTTATTTATTCCTATTATTTATTTCACTTGCCTTTACCATTCAATCGCATTCGTACCACCAATCAAAATTTTTTAATTCAGCAAATTGGTTAACAGGTGGCGTTTACAAAACTTCGAATGGAATTTCTTCTTATTTCTATTTAGAAAAAGAAAATCAGAAATTAGTGGATGAAAATATGCGCTTAAGACGTATTATCATCAACAAAGATTACAATGCTGAGGTACCTGTTAATAGTATTAAAATAGACAGTACTTTAATGGATTATACCATTATTTCTGCAAAAATTATCAAGAACAGCTATTCTAACCTAGACAATTACATCACATTAAATAAGGGCTCTAAAAACGGCATCCAACAAGATATGGGTGTTATCACCCCAAACGGAATACTTGGCATCGTAGAAAATACAAGCGGTAAATTTTCAAGAGTACAAAGCATTTTAAATAGAAAATCGAATTTAAATGCCAAGCTAAAAAATACTGAAAATTTTGGGTCCCTAATCTGGGATACCAAAGATTTTAATACCGTACAGCTTATTGATATTCCTAGACGTATTCCTATTAAAGTTGGTGACACGATATTAACTGGAGCTGCCTCTAGTATTTTTCCAGAAAACATACCTATAGGAACTATAAAAAGTTTTGGTTTAGATGTTTCAAAAAGTTCATATACCATAAATATTTCACTTTTTAATGATATGTCAAATCTTAAAAATGTGTATATAATTAACAACACCAATCGTGTTACTTTAGAAGAATTAGAATCAGCAACAACAAATGGCAAGTAAATATTACTTTATAAATATCGTTCGCTTTATTGCGCTTGTTTTAGCTCAAGTTCTAATTTTTAATAATATTAATTTTTGGGGCTTTATAAACCCCATGATTTATATCTTGTTTTTATATTGGTATCCAATAAAGCAAAATAGAGCCATATTTCTTATTATCTCATTTTTCTTAGGACTCACTATAGACGTTTTCTCAGACACCCTCGCAATTCATACCGCTGCGACATTAACCATAGCATACCTAAGACCCACTATTATGCGTTTTTGTTTTGGAGTAAATTTTGAATTTCAAAGTTTCAGACTAACGTCTGCACCTCGAATTCAGCAAATAACTTATATAGCTTTGTTAATTGTGATACATCATACCGTTTTCTTTACCCTAGAAGTTTTTAAT
This genomic stretch from Cellulophaga algicola DSM 14237 harbors:
- a CDS encoding rod shape-determining protein, with the translated sequence MGFFDFLTEEIAIDLGTANTLIIHNDKVVVDSPSIVARDRISGKIIAVGKEANMMQGKTHENIKTIRPLKDGVIADFDASEKMINMFIKNIPALKKKWFPPALRMVICIPSGITEVEMRAVKESAERVNGKEVYLIHEPMAAAIGIGLDIMQPKGNMIVDIGGGTTEIAVIALGGIVCDKSVKIAGDVFTNDIIYYMRTQHNLYVGESTAENIKITIGSATEDLQTPPDEMSVQGRDLLTGKPKQVQISYREIAKALDKSILRVEDAVMETLSQTPPELAADIYNTGIYLAGGGSMLRGLDRRLSQKTDLPVYIAEDPLRAVVRGTGIALKNLERYKSILIK
- the mreC gene encoding rod shape-determining protein MreC is translated as MQQIINFIFRNKNLLLYLFLLFISLAFTIQSHSYHQSKFFNSANWLTGGVYKTSNGISSYFYLEKENQKLVDENMRLRRIIINKDYNAEVPVNSIKIDSTLMDYTIISAKIIKNSYSNLDNYITLNKGSKNGIQQDMGVITPNGILGIVENTSGKFSRVQSILNRKSNLNAKLKNTENFGSLIWDTKDFNTVQLIDIPRRIPIKVGDTILTGAASSIFPENIPIGTIKSFGLDVSKSSYTINISLFNDMSNLKNVYIINNTNRVTLEELESATTNGK